Genomic window (Tardiphaga sp. vice304):
AAGACGCCGCTGGTGGTGCTGAACGCCGCTACCTCCTCGATAGTCGAGAAGAGCCCCTACATCGTCCGCACCTCGTTCACGATGTGGCAGAACACCGTGCCGGCGGCCAACGTCGCCTACAAGAACGGCTCGCGCAAGGCGGCGATCGCGGTCAGTGACTACGGCCCGGGCATCGATGCCGAAGCGGCGTTCAAGAAGACTTTCGAGACCGATGGCGGCGCCGTGGTCGAGGCGATCCGCATCCCGATGAACACCACCGACTTCAGCCCGATCATGCAGCGGATCAAGGCGGCCGGCGCTGACACCATCTTCTGCTTCCTGCCGTCCGGCCCGCCGACCTTCGGCTTCTTCAAAGCCTATATCGACAACGGCCTCAGGGCCGACGGCGTCAAGCTGATGTCGACCGGCGACATCGTCACCGAGATCGATCTGCCGAGCATCGGCGACAGCGCGCTTGGCGTGCTCTCGACCTATCACTACGCGGTGTCGCACGAGAGCCCGGAGAACAAGCAGTTCCTGGCCTCGATCGTGAAGAACGGCGGTAAGGTCGAGGACGTCGCGATGACCGGCGTCGCCGCCTATGACGGCGCGCGCGTGATCTACGAGATGATCAAGGCCACCGACGGCAAGCGCGACCCGGACAAGGCGATCGCTGCCGTCAAGGGCATGAAGTGGGTCAGCCCGCGCGGTCCGGTATCGATCGATCCTGACACCCGCCACATCCGCCAGAACGTCTATTTGCGCACCGTGGTGAAAGAGAACGGCAAGCTGATCAACAAGGAAAGCGACACGATGTTCGCCGACCAGCCGGATTGGGCGCTGAGCAAGAAGTAAACCTCTCACTGTCGTTCCGGGGCAGGAGCAGCGTCAGCTGCGACTGAACCCGGAACCTCGATGTGAGACGATGAACATGACGGGATTCCGGGCTCGCTCGCGCAGGGGCGCTCGCGCCCCGGAATGACAGACTTATCTCTCCGCTAATCTCAGGCTTCATTCATCCATGTCCGCCGTCGCTTCCTCCATCCTGCTCACCAACGGCCGCATCTATCGCTCGGCGTGGGATGAGACGCCAGCCGACAGCCTTGTCGTGCTTGACGGTCGTGTGCTGTGGAGCGGCGCGCGCGCCGATGCGCCGGCCGCCGAACGGACCATCGAGCTCGATGGCGCGACCGTGCTGCCGGGGTTGACCGACGCGCATATTCATCTGTTCGCCATCGCGCATGCGCGGCTGCAGGTGCCGGTGACGCCGCGCGATGCGGGCTGCATCGATGCCGTGTTGAAATTGCTTGTTGCCCGCGCGCAGAAAATCCCGACCGGCCAATGGGTCTATGGCGCCGGTCTCGACGAGAACGGTCTTACCGAACATCGCCTGCCGACGCGGGCCGAGATCGACGCTGCGATCCCGCATCATCCGGTGATGATCCGCCGCTTCTGCGGCCACGTCGCCGTCGTCAACAGCGCGGCCTTGAAACTCTTCGACATCGACGACAGCGTCGCCGATCCCGAAGGCGGTGGCTTTGGCCGCGATGGCCATGGCCGTCTCGATGGCAGCGCCACCGAGAGCGCCGCCGAATTGATTTTCCGCGCCGCGCCGCCGATGGACCGCGCCGAACTGATCGCCATGCTGCGCGCGACGATCGACGATAGCGCGAAGCTCGGGCTCGTCGCGGCGGTGGAGGCGGCGGTCGGGTTCACCGTCGGCTTCGACGGTGAATTTGCGATCTGGAACGAGCTGCGCAGCAGCGCGCCGCTGCCAATGCGGCTCGGCTTCATGAACCAGCTCGATCCCGAGGAGGCCGCGCAGCGCGGCCTCAGGCCGATCCAGGATCCCGACTGGCAGTCGATGACGTTGAAATATTTTGCCGACGGCATCGTCGGCGCGTGGACTGCGGCGGTCAGCGAGGACTATGCCGACACGCCGTCGCGCGGCTTTTTCATGCGCGACGAGGCCGAATTGCAATCCGTCATCATCGATGCTCACGCCGCCGGCTGGCAGGTCGCGGTGCATTGCTGCGGCGACCGTGCGATCGATGCCGTGATCGAAGCCTATGAACAGGCAGAGACCGCGCAGCCGCGCGATCAGGCCCGGCACCGCATCGAACATTATTTCGTGCCGCCCGCCG
Coding sequences:
- a CDS encoding ABC transporter substrate-binding protein; this translates as MHRPTKSILSLAILALMTGTASADVIKVGVIGTMSGPYALFGANYKMGIDAYVAEHGNKVGNHTVEFIYRDEEGPNPAKSKALAQELIVKDKVQYLAGIYFTPNAMAVAPLLEESKTPLVVLNAATSSIVEKSPYIVRTSFTMWQNTVPAANVAYKNGSRKAAIAVSDYGPGIDAEAAFKKTFETDGGAVVEAIRIPMNTTDFSPIMQRIKAAGADTIFCFLPSGPPTFGFFKAYIDNGLRADGVKLMSTGDIVTEIDLPSIGDSALGVLSTYHYAVSHESPENKQFLASIVKNGGKVEDVAMTGVAAYDGARVIYEMIKATDGKRDPDKAIAAVKGMKWVSPRGPVSIDPDTRHIRQNVYLRTVVKENGKLINKESDTMFADQPDWALSKK
- a CDS encoding amidohydrolase gives rise to the protein MSAVASSILLTNGRIYRSAWDETPADSLVVLDGRVLWSGARADAPAAERTIELDGATVLPGLTDAHIHLFAIAHARLQVPVTPRDAGCIDAVLKLLVARAQKIPTGQWVYGAGLDENGLTEHRLPTRAEIDAAIPHHPVMIRRFCGHVAVVNSAALKLFDIDDSVADPEGGGFGRDGHGRLDGSATESAAELIFRAAPPMDRAELIAMLRATIDDSAKLGLVAAVEAAVGFTVGFDGEFAIWNELRSSAPLPMRLGFMNQLDPEEAAQRGLRPIQDPDWQSMTLKYFADGIVGAWTAAVSEDYADTPSRGFFMRDEAELQSVIIDAHAAGWQVAVHCCGDRAIDAVIEAYEQAETAQPRDQARHRIEHYFVPPAGGLARMKELGALVVTQPSFLTRMRRSIAGAFGPRADGCYPARSVIDAGVTYVATSDAPTGSWSPWDGIADAVHRAADSGAPIGSGEAISVREAIHSYTVGGAFAMKQEAWRGTLEPGMAADLIAIDRDIFAPEVSSLRDTRVLLTMLRGDVVHDTLSQSGRHCAASAA